Proteins co-encoded in one Desulfoplanes formicivorans genomic window:
- a CDS encoding RluA family pseudouridine synthase translates to MPVIHITIQPEESGQKILQLLQRRVGRDVPRSALMRVIRKGQVRVDGRRVKPFDRVSAGQDVRIPPFATREQPASSLSDKSKSGLPVTFEDRDMLVLNKPAGLPVHPGTGWTDSVTTRLAALFPDAPFVPVPVHRLDKNTSGILLVAKTYTFLRFMQDQWQAGRVNKHYLAWVQGRWPYRERSRLTDDLAKSGRPGRERVRTGGGKRAVCEVVPAVVRPDLSLLKVRLLTGRTHQIRVQLASRGFPLVGDPKYGGPAHVSMLLHAWSLAWEGHCLTVLPSWTGRFRVDSEFLSADHLKG, encoded by the coding sequence ATGCCCGTAATCCACATTACCATCCAGCCCGAGGAATCCGGCCAGAAGATTCTGCAGCTTTTGCAGCGTCGGGTGGGGCGTGACGTGCCCCGGTCCGCCCTCATGCGTGTCATCCGCAAGGGCCAGGTCCGGGTGGATGGTCGTCGGGTCAAACCCTTTGATCGGGTGAGCGCGGGACAGGATGTCCGCATTCCCCCCTTTGCCACCCGGGAACAGCCAGCTTCCTCCTTGTCGGACAAATCAAAATCCGGACTTCCCGTCACCTTTGAGGACAGGGACATGCTGGTTCTGAACAAACCTGCCGGATTGCCCGTTCATCCGGGAACCGGGTGGACGGACAGCGTGACCACGCGGCTGGCGGCCTTGTTCCCGGACGCCCCTTTTGTTCCGGTTCCGGTCCACCGACTGGACAAGAACACCTCGGGTATCCTTCTTGTGGCCAAAACCTACACGTTTTTGCGCTTCATGCAGGATCAGTGGCAGGCAGGCCGGGTCAACAAGCATTACCTGGCCTGGGTGCAGGGGCGCTGGCCATACCGTGAGCGTAGCCGGTTGACCGATGATCTGGCCAAATCCGGACGACCGGGGCGGGAAAGGGTGCGTACGGGAGGGGGCAAAAGGGCTGTGTGCGAGGTTGTTCCCGCGGTGGTGCGTCCGGACCTGTCCCTCCTGAAGGTGCGTCTTCTTACCGGACGGACCCATCAAATCCGTGTTCAGCTGGCTTCCAGAGGGTTCCCCCTGGTGGGTGATCCCAAGTATGGAGGACCGGCCCATGTTTCCATGCTCCTGCACGCCTGGAGCCTTGCCTGGGAAGGGCACTGTCTGACGGTGCTGCCGTCCTGGACAGGCAGGTTTCGGGTGGACAGCGAGTTCCTTTCTGCAGATCATCTCAAGGGGTGA